In the Halococcus sediminicola genome, AGAATCTACGAACCTCTCCCCTCCCCCTTCCTTCAGCTAATGCCGATAGTAGGCGTGTCGCCAGCGGACGCAAAACCACGGTACCTGCCCGTGCCAGCCCAAAGGATATTGTAGTGGGCAGAGTTAGGGAGTTGCGATGAGCGCACGACCATCGAGCGACAGTCTGGCAGAAGTGCTCGACCGCATCCTCGACAAGGGAATCGTCATCGATATCTGGGCAAGAGTGTCGATCGTCGGCATCGAGATCTTAACTGTGGAGGCCCGCATCGTCGTCGCTTCAGTTGATACGTTCCTCCACTACGGCAAGGAAATATCCAAATTGGAGATGGCATCCGAATCGGGTGACCTCCAAGAACTGAAAGACCTCGACCTCGGTACGTCACCAATGACTCAGCCCGAACCCGACGAGCCGGAAGTCCGCATCGAAGAGGAAGCCGAACAGTAGAATACTGCGAGATATCGAGCAGCAATTCATGTATTCAGCTTGGAAACAAATAGCACATAAATTCGACTGTACGAGCATGCGATAGACGAACTACGTGACGAGTTCGAAGGAATGGACGAACCCCGGGCAGCTG is a window encoding:
- the gvpA gene encoding gas vesicle protein GvpA codes for the protein MSARPSSDSLAEVLDRILDKGIVIDIWARVSIVGIEILTVEARIVVASVDTFLHYGKEISKLEMASESGDLQELKDLDLGTSPMTQPEPDEPEVRIEEEAEQ